In Candidatus Woesearchaeota archaeon, a single genomic region encodes these proteins:
- a CDS encoding CBS domain-containing protein translates to MSTQIKELIKPIPIVPYSMNIAGIAVTMDLNKTHCVLVEHVDGSLGIIAEKDIIRKVVARCRDPSKIKAYEIMTQPIITADGETDIKDAIEIMRECKIRNLIITKGDKILGVVKRTTILNSIKFEEEEDWTAEVPTQQTVHTKELRL, encoded by the coding sequence ATGTCAACACAAATTAAAGAGCTTATTAAGCCTATACCAATAGTGCCATACTCCATGAACATAGCAGGGATAGCAGTAACAATGGACTTGAACAAAACGCATTGCGTCCTTGTTGAACACGTGGATGGATCACTAGGAATTATCGCGGAAAAGGATATTATTCGAAAAGTAGTAGCGCGATGCAGAGATCCTTCGAAGATTAAAGCATACGAGATTATGACACAGCCGATAATAACCGCAGATGGAGAAACAGATATTAAAGACGCTATTGAGATCATGCGTGAGTGCAAGATCCGAAATTTAATTATCACCAAGGGAGATAAAATTCTTGGAGTGGTCAAACGAACAACAATTCTCAACAGCATTAAATTTGAAGAAGAAGAAGATTGGACAGCAGAAGTTCCTACGCAACAAACAGTCCATACAAAGGAGTTAAGATTATAA